One part of the Marmota flaviventris isolate mMarFla1 chromosome 4, mMarFla1.hap1, whole genome shotgun sequence genome encodes these proteins:
- the Zfyve27 gene encoding protrudin isoform X3 has product MQVMVFDTCSGAWYSVGALMISVPALLGYLQEVCRARLPESELMRRKYHSIRQEDLQRVRLSRPEAVAEVKSFLIQLEAFLTRLCCTCEAAYRVLHWENPVVSSQFYGALLGTVCMLYLLPLCWVLTLLNSTLFLGNVEFFRVVSEYRTLLQRRMNPKQEEHAFENLPPPDAGGKPAVLDSTPAPTPTEDLTPGSVEEAEEAEPDEEFKDAIEEDDEGTPCPAEDELVLQDNGFLSKNEVLRSKVSRLTERLRKRYPTNNFGNCTGCSATFSVLKKRRSCSNCGNSFCSRCCSFKVPKSFMGATAPEAQRETVFVCASCNQTLSK; this is encoded by the exons GTGCATGGTACTCGGTGGGTGCCCTGATGATTTCAGTACCTGCCCTGCTGGGCTACCTTCAGGAGGTTTGCCGGGCACGGCTTCCAGAGTCCGAGCTGATGCGGAGGAAGTATCATAGCATAAGGCAGGAAGACCTGCAGAGAGTTCGTCTTTCTCGCCCTGAAGCTGTGGCTGAGGTCAAGAGCTT CTTGATCCAGCTGGAGGCCTTCCTGACCCGCCTGTGCTGTACCTGTGAAGCTGCCTACCGTGTACTGCACTGGGAGAACCCTGTGGTGTCCTCACA GTTCTACGGGGCTCTTCTAGGCACAGTTTGCATGCTGTATCTGCTGCCACTCTGCTGGGTTCTCACCCTTTTAAACAGCACACTGTTTCTGGGAAATGTGGAATTCTTCCGAG TGGTATCTGAGTACAGGACACTTCTGCAGAGGCGAATGAACCCGAAGCAGGAAGAACATGCCTTTGAGAACCTGCCACCACCAGATGCTGGCGGGAAGCCTGCTGTGCTAGACAGCACACCTGCCCCCACACCCACAGAG GATCTCACTCCTGGCAGTGTGGAGGAagctgaggaggctgagccagATGAGGAGTTCAAAGATGCCATTGAG GAGGATGATGAGGGCACCCCATGCCCTGCAGAGGATGAGCTGGTCTTACAGGACAACGGGTTCCTGAGTAAGAATGAGGTGCTGCGCAGCAAGGTGTCACGGCTCACGGAGCGGCTCCGCAAGCGCTACCCCACCAACAACTTTG GGAACTGTACAGGCTGCTCTGCCACCTTCTCAGTGCTGAAGAAGAGG CGGAGCTGCAGTAACTGTGGGAATAGCTTCTGCTCTCGGTGCTGCTCCTTCAAGGTACCCAAGTCCTTCATGGGGGCCACAG ctcctgaagcccagagagagactgtgtttgtgtgtgcctCGTGTAACCAGACATTGAGCAAGTGA